One window of the Cryptomeria japonica chromosome 7, Sugi_1.0, whole genome shotgun sequence genome contains the following:
- the LOC131031131 gene encoding probable polygalacturonase yields the protein MMLQKVFLLGLIQWAFIVSCARTANGVPETCAGIVPMKRRQHTMSIRRFGAIGDGRTLNTQAFQAAISTIRKLDNIGGTLLYIPTGIWLTGSFNLTSHMTLYLAKNAVIKASQDTGAWPVINPLPSYGRGRERPGGRYISFIHGDGLEDVVITGENGTIDGQGEVWWNMWRDGSLKYTRGNLVEIMNSRDVIISNVVLLNSPFWNIHPVYCSNVVIRRVTILAPADSPNTDGIDPDSSSNVCIEDSYVNNGDDVVAIKSGWDEYGIAYGRPSSNIIVRRVTGITSGFSGIAIGSETSGGIRDILIQHVNILNSGTGIRLKTNVGRGGIITNITISDIYMENVGTAIKFTGNTGDHPDERYNHLAVPVVRNIAVNNVVGRGIGSVGSMEGIKGSPFQNICLSNIMLQGAGQELTWKCEEVVGSSFGTITPPPCPQLESQMSSFCHSSYLRYH from the exons ATGATGTTACAAAAAGTGTTCCTTTTGGGGTTAATTCAATGGGCATTTATAGTAAGCTGTGCCAGAACTGCAAATGGTGTCCCGGAGACCTGTGCCGGAATAGTGCCGATGAAACGGCGGCAGCACACAATGTCTATCAGACGATTTGGAGCGATAGGCGATGGGAGAACCCTTAATACGCAAGCGTTTCAGGCTGCAATCAGTACTATTCGGAAGCTTGACAATATTGGGGGAACTTTACTTTATATTCCAACTGGAATTTGGCTTACTGGAAGCTTCAATCTTACCAGTCATATGACTTTGTATTTGGCAAAGAATGCCGTAATAAAGGCTTCGCAG GATACAGGGGCGTGGCCGGTGATTAATCCGCTTCCCTCATACGGCAGAGGGAGGGAGCGTCCAGGCGGAAGGTATATTAGCTTTATACACGGAGACGGCCTTGAGGACGTTGTTATCACCG GTGAAAACGGGACCATCGATGGACAGGGTGAAGTGTGGTGGAATATGTGGCGAGACGGCTCTTTGAAGTATACCAGAGGGAATTTAGTCGAAATTATGAACTCAAGAGATGTTATAATCTCTAATGTTGTTCTTCTGAATTCGCCATTCTGGAACATACATCCCGTCTACTGCAG CAACGTAGTGATACGCCGAGTGACCATTTTAGCTCCAGCAGATTCACCGAATACAGACGGAATCGATCCTG ATTCCAGCTCAAACGTTTGTATTGAAGACAGCTATGTGAATAATGGGGATGATGTAGTAGCCATAAAAAGCGGCTGGGATGAATATGGAATAGCATATGGGCGCCCAAGCTCCAACATAATAGTTCGTCGAGTAACAGGCATCACATCAGGCTTTTCAGGCATTGCCATCGGCAGCGAGACTTCAGGTGGCATCCGTGACATTCTTATACAGCATGTAAACATTCTCAACTCTGGAACTGGCATTAGACTCAAAACCAATGTGGGTAGAGGTGGCATCATTACAAACATTACAATCTCAGACATTTACATGGAGAATGTTGGAACAGCAATCAAATTCACAGGCAATACAGGAGACCATCCAGATGAAAGATATAATCATCTGGCTGTGCCTGTGGTGAGGAACATTGCAGTGAATAATGTTGTGGGCAGAGGCATTGGTAGTGTGGGTTCCATGGAGGGTATCAAGGGATCTCCATTTCAAAACATATGTTTGTCAAACATTATGCTTCAAGGAGCTGGTCAAGAGCTGACATGGAAGTGTGAGGAGGTGGTGGGATCTTCATTTGGCACTATCACTCCTCCTCCATGTCCACAGCTTGAAAGCCAAATGTCTTCTTTCTGCCACTCATCATATCTGCGTTACCATTGA